One part of the Sus scrofa isolate TJ Tabasco breed Duroc chromosome 8, Sscrofa11.1, whole genome shotgun sequence genome encodes these proteins:
- the DNAJB14 gene encoding dnaJ homolog subfamily B member 14 isoform X3 translates to MEGNRDEAEKCVEIAREALNAGNREKAQRFLQKAEKLYPLPSARALLEIIMKNGSTAGNSPHYRKPSGSGDQSKPNCTKDNSSGSGESGKGYTKDQVDGVLRAVITAYGSYQARG, encoded by the exons ATGGAGGGGAACCGGGACGAGGCGGAGAAATGTGTCGAGATCGCCCGGGAGGCCCTGAACGCCGGCAACCGCGAGAAGGCCCAGCGCTTCCTGCAGAAGGCCGAGAAGCTCTACCCGCTGCCCTCGGCCCGCG CACTActagaaataattatgaaaaatggAAGCACTGCGGGAAATAGCCCTCATTACCGAAAACCATCAGGTAGTGGGGATCAAAGCAAGCCTAACTGCACAAAGGACAACTCGTCtggtagtggtgaaagtggaaaAGGCTACACCAAAGACCAAGTGGATGGAGTTCTCAG ggctgtaatcacagcatatggaagttaccaggctaggggctga